DNA sequence from the Corynebacterium yudongzhengii genome:
GCCGCATGCTTGGTCCGGTTGCCAACCTTGGGATGGTCATACTTATTGGCTACGGGGTTCACAGGATTGTGGTCGGTCGGAGAAGTCATGGCCTCATCATAGCGGTTTTTGTGCATATGTCACCGGTTGCCGGGAATAATTTTGCACTAAAAAATGTCCAGGCGAGGGCCGCTTATCGACGATTTTGTTGCCGCATCCGCGGCAGGTAGGCTGGCGGGTCGGACCTTGTGGTCCGACAAGTACATCATCCTCAACTTTGTTGTAGGCCCCCCGCCATCACGCGGACCGGGCGGAGTAAGAGGCGGCGAGCGGGCCGGAATACTAAGTCCGGCTTCCTTATATATAAGCGTCAGTAGCCCCGTAAACGCCCGGAGAACGCCATGGGTGGGTTGCTCCATCAGGGAACCGCAACGAGAAAGGTAACGGTCACTCTCATGACCATGACTGATCCTATCGCAGACATGCTGGCGCGCGTGCGTAACGCCAACCACGCGCACCACGACGTCGTGTCGATGCCCTCCTCCAAGCTCAAGGCGAACATCGCCGAGATCCTGCAGCAGGAAGGCTACATCGCTAACTACACCGTCGAGGACGCCAAGGTCGGTAAGACCCTGACCCTCGAACTGAAGTACGGCCCGTCCCGCCAGACCTCGATCGCCGGCCTGCGCCGCGTGTCCAAGCCGGGTCTGCGCGTCTACGCCAAGTCCGCTGAGCTCCCGGAGGTGCTCGGTGGCCTCGGCATCGCCATCATTTCCACGTCCCAGGGCCTTCTGACTGACCGTCAGGCCCACGAGAAGGGTGTGGGCGGGGAAGTCCTCGCCTACGTCTGGTAAGGGAGGGGTTGTTTCACAATGTCTCGAGTAGGTTTTGCACCGATCACCCTGCCCAAGGGTGTCGAAACCACCATCAACGGCCAGACCGTCGAGGTCAAGGGCTCCAAGGGCTCTCTGACCGTCGACGTGCCGGAGCCGATCACCGTCTCCATCGCGGATGACGTGATCACCGTGGCCCGCCCGGATGACCACCG
Encoded proteins:
- the rpsH gene encoding 30S ribosomal protein S8 gives rise to the protein MTMTDPIADMLARVRNANHAHHDVVSMPSSKLKANIAEILQQEGYIANYTVEDAKVGKTLTLELKYGPSRQTSIAGLRRVSKPGLRVYAKSAELPEVLGGLGIAIISTSQGLLTDRQAHEKGVGGEVLAYVW